The proteins below come from a single Lactobacillus johnsonii genomic window:
- a CDS encoding sensor histidine kinase produces the protein MKLFYQEILGFLLVIITSIVIIGSSTIHFATIQAYSQSYTRLEEYGTSIGKLALAKDNPKHELDAKFLKNLQVVMEGEDVNLRIFNNKNRQVYPETTMNWALPQKLFKQLKNGKKIRIRNDHEDGRVSSFSNKDAYTSVIVPWRSKGKLVGVIWIGSRVQNVEQMIVREKHNLLTALLSSLVIGGLISFILSYYISRKIKLLSNATKKVAQGDFNVHLKHKDTDEIDDLARNFNIMVNALKESNDEIKAQEKRREQFMADAAHEMRTPLTTINGLLEGFEYDAIPEEAKPKSIALMHSETKRLIRLVNENLDYEKIRNNKISLIQSKFNATEVLANLLTQMKQKAAQKNDELILNCPQQVEVYADKDRFTQIMVNLVQNALQFTENGKITISAKRIEHGAQFKIADTGIGMNKKQMKYIFERFYKADPSRAKIGSGESGLGLSIVLSLIKQHGGKINVDSEPGKGATFTVTLYDKGYKEFIKD, from the coding sequence TTGAAGTTATTCTATCAAGAAATTTTAGGTTTTTTGCTAGTAATAATTACTAGTATTGTAATTATTGGCTCATCAACTATTCATTTTGCGACTATTCAAGCCTATTCTCAAAGTTACACTCGCTTAGAAGAATATGGAACTTCGATTGGAAAACTAGCTTTAGCGAAAGATAATCCTAAACATGAATTAGATGCTAAATTTTTGAAAAATTTACAGGTAGTAATGGAAGGCGAAGATGTAAATCTTCGCATTTTTAATAATAAAAATAGACAAGTTTATCCAGAAACTACAATGAACTGGGCTTTACCGCAAAAGTTATTTAAGCAATTAAAGAATGGTAAAAAGATTCGCATTAGAAATGATCATGAGGATGGACGAGTAAGTTCTTTTTCAAATAAAGATGCATATACTAGTGTAATTGTTCCCTGGCGTAGTAAAGGAAAACTGGTGGGAGTAATCTGGATCGGTTCACGTGTGCAAAATGTGGAACAAATGATTGTACGAGAAAAGCATAATCTGTTAACAGCTTTACTTAGTTCTTTAGTTATTGGTGGGTTGATCAGTTTTATCTTGTCGTACTATATTTCAAGAAAGATTAAGCTTTTATCTAATGCTACTAAGAAAGTCGCACAAGGGGACTTTAATGTCCATCTAAAACACAAGGATACTGATGAGATTGATGATTTAGCACGTAATTTTAATATTATGGTTAATGCTTTAAAAGAATCAAACGATGAAATTAAGGCACAAGAAAAGCGACGAGAGCAATTTATGGCTGATGCCGCTCATGAAATGCGAACTCCGCTTACTACAATTAACGGTTTGTTAGAAGGGTTTGAATATGATGCTATTCCTGAAGAGGCCAAACCTAAGTCTATTGCTTTAATGCACAGTGAAACAAAACGATTAATTAGATTAGTAAATGAAAACTTAGATTACGAAAAAATTAGAAATAATAAAATTAGTCTGATTCAATCAAAATTCAATGCGACTGAAGTTTTAGCTAATTTATTAACACAAATGAAGCAAAAAGCTGCTCAAAAGAATGATGAGTTGATTTTAAATTGTCCGCAGCAAGTTGAAGTTTATGCAGATAAAGACCGTTTCACTCAGATAATGGTTAATCTAGTTCAAAATGCATTACAATTTACTGAAAATGGAAAGATTACAATTTCTGCTAAGAGGATTGAGCATGGCGCCCAATTTAAAATAGCCGATACAGGAATTGGAATGAATAAGAAACAGATGAAATACATTTTTGAAAGATTCTATAAGGCAGATCCATCGAGAGCAAAAATTGGCTCGGGAGAATCTGGCTTAGGACTTTCGATTGTTTTATCTCTTATTAAACAGCATGGCGGTAAGATTAACGTCGATTCAGAACCTGGAAAGGGTGCAACGTTTACCGTAACCTTATATGATAAGGGTTATAAGGAATTTATTAAAGACTAA
- a CDS encoding response regulator transcription factor, whose protein sequence is MLKILMVEDDNSVAEMMKMFFSKEQWDVDIAKDGVEAVEMFKANPSSYDIVTLDLNLTKKDGMEVAKEIRAISLSIPIIMLTARDSETDQILGLGIGADEYVTKPFSPLALIARIKALYRRSHLEKDMHASNGIKYDVVTKHLKISKDRREVRFDDKVVEGLTPKEFDLLYTMAQKPKQVFSRDKLLELVWGYEFFGEERTVDAHIKKLRQKLEKAGPQVVQTVWGVGYKFDDSEV, encoded by the coding sequence ATGCTAAAGATATTAATGGTTGAAGATGACAATTCTGTTGCGGAAATGATGAAAATGTTCTTTAGTAAAGAGCAGTGGGACGTAGATATAGCTAAAGATGGAGTAGAAGCTGTTGAAATGTTTAAGGCAAATCCCAGCTCTTATGATATCGTTACGCTAGATCTTAATTTAACTAAAAAAGATGGTATGGAAGTAGCTAAGGAAATTAGAGCAATTTCTCTCTCAATACCAATAATTATGTTAACGGCTAGAGACTCAGAAACTGATCAAATTTTAGGATTGGGGATTGGTGCAGACGAATATGTTACTAAGCCCTTTAGTCCTTTGGCCTTAATAGCACGGATCAAGGCGCTATATCGCAGAAGCCATCTGGAAAAGGATATGCATGCTTCTAATGGTATAAAATATGATGTAGTAACTAAGCATTTAAAAATTTCGAAGGACCGTCGAGAAGTACGATTTGATGATAAAGTGGTTGAAGGTTTGACCCCTAAGGAATTTGATTTACTTTATACTATGGCTCAAAAGCCAAAGCAGGTTTTTTCAAGAGACAAACTTTTAGAGCTAGTGTGGGGATATGAGTTTTTCGGTGAGGAAAGAACTGTTGATGCTCATATTAAAAAATTACGTCAAAAATTAGAGAAAGCTGGTCCTCAAGTAGTTCAAACCGTTTGGGGTGTGGGCTACAAGTTTGATGATTCTGAGGTATAG
- a CDS encoding SdpI family protein encodes MIYIGCGVIMFVIGVIWLIAPSPNPNRIYGYMSYLASVNEASYQYAQKVARNYFMLFGLIQTLLGLGIHFLHWDRYFLIWLLTFYLFILAPIILTEKKLQAFLRARHELPHDYIEPDKIKHTRVKGFKDK; translated from the coding sequence ATGATTTATATTGGTTGCGGGGTAATAATGTTTGTAATCGGGGTCATTTGGCTGATTGCTCCTTCGCCCAACCCTAATCGAATTTATGGATATATGTCCTATTTAGCTTCAGTTAATGAAGCAAGCTACCAGTATGCGCAAAAAGTAGCCCGTAATTATTTTATGTTATTTGGTTTGATCCAAACTCTTTTAGGATTAGGAATTCATTTTTTGCATTGGGATCGCTACTTTTTAATTTGGTTGCTTACTTTTTATTTGTTTATCTTGGCTCCAATAATCTTAACTGAAAAGAAATTGCAGGCTTTTTTACGTGCTCGGCATGAGTTGCCACATGATTATATTGAACCGGATAAGATTAAACATACTAGAGTAAAAGGATTTAAGGACAAATAA
- the manA gene encoding mannose-6-phosphate isomerase, class I, translating to MEPLFLTPYFRPKIWGGRKLNTVLGYDIPDGKVGEAWVISGYKDDASIVNAGPFKGKTLREVYLEHPELFGNPKAKEFPLLVKFLDANDNLSVQVHPDDEYARIHENDSGKTESWYVLHAEPGAKLIYGHNAKSKEELEDWIKNGKWSKLLRYVPVKEGDFLYVPSGTVHALTKGTMVIETQQSSDVTYRLYDWDRVDKKTGKKRELHIKQSLDTIQVPHKDPKLKITSETVGDAKITTLAQPPMSPHFYLWQIDVDGDFAWSLNDHPYLLVSLIKGSGKFIADGKEYDIKLGSNFIIPNEMKNFSFSGNLRLVISAPGKE from the coding sequence ATGGAACCATTATTTTTAACGCCATACTTTAGACCAAAAATTTGGGGTGGTCGTAAATTAAATACTGTTTTAGGATATGATATTCCTGATGGAAAGGTTGGAGAAGCCTGGGTAATTTCAGGATACAAAGACGATGCTTCAATTGTTAATGCAGGTCCATTTAAAGGAAAGACATTGCGAGAAGTATATTTAGAGCATCCTGAGTTATTTGGTAATCCAAAAGCAAAAGAATTTCCTTTACTAGTTAAATTCTTAGATGCAAATGATAATTTATCAGTTCAAGTTCATCCAGATGATGAATATGCCAGAATTCATGAAAATGATTCAGGGAAAACAGAAAGCTGGTACGTGCTTCATGCTGAACCAGGTGCTAAACTTATCTATGGGCACAACGCTAAGAGCAAGGAAGAACTAGAAGATTGGATTAAAAATGGAAAGTGGTCAAAGCTTTTACGCTATGTACCTGTAAAAGAAGGAGACTTTTTATACGTTCCTTCTGGTACTGTACATGCTCTAACAAAGGGTACTATGGTTATTGAAACCCAACAATCAAGTGATGTAACGTACAGATTATATGATTGGGATCGCGTAGATAAGAAGACGGGAAAGAAGAGAGAGTTGCATATTAAGCAATCTCTTGATACTATTCAAGTACCACATAAAGATCCGAAGCTAAAAATTACATCAGAAACAGTAGGAGATGCTAAGATTACTACGCTAGCACAACCACCGATGTCACCACATTTTTATTTATGGCAGATTGATGTTGATGGAGATTTTGCTTGGAGTTTAAATGATCATCCTTATCTTCTAGTATCTTTAATTAAAGGTAGCGGTAAGTTTATTGCTGATGGTAAAGAGTATGACATTAAATTAGGAAGCAACTTTATTATTCCTAACGAAATGAAGAACTTTAGTTTTAGCGGTAATTTACGTTTAGTAATTTCAGCTCCGGGTAAAGAATAA
- a CDS encoding aminotransferase class I/II-fold pyridoxal phosphate-dependent enzyme: MAIPATIAAYTEEFNWLHDLLDTINENFIYAEHEINKNLKNVKIVSGPATYLMWLDVSEISKDSKKLADYLRKETGLIVSAGSIYRGNASQFLRLNLASPISMVEDGIERLITGIKNFSKK, encoded by the coding sequence ATGGCAATTCCGGCAACAATTGCTGCTTATACAGAAGAATTTAATTGGCTGCATGATTTATTAGATACAATTAATGAGAATTTTATCTATGCTGAACATGAAATAAATAAAAACTTGAAAAATGTAAAGATTGTCTCTGGACCTGCAACTTACTTAATGTGGTTAGATGTAAGCGAAATTTCAAAAGATAGTAAAAAATTAGCAGATTATCTTCGAAAAGAAACTGGCTTAATTGTTTCAGCTGGCAGTATTTATCGGGGTAACGCGAGTCAATTTTTACGTCTTAATTTGGCCTCACCAATATCGATGGTAGAGGATGGAATTGAACGATTGATTACTGGAATTAAAAATTTTTCTAAAAAATAG
- a CDS encoding phage portal protein produces the protein MKTIDFGNDRVTHNNRFIYPVGQRMSINEIFGFISYNENTLKPQYRKNMEYYLGKHSILDDPNNKTDNINNKLIDNKIKPLEDSYNGFFAGIPPVISAEDKNINNVLQDWNNENSFQDELNEISKQADIFGRSVVFIYQGEDKLPHLTHSSPERAFIIYDDTVAHNPLAFVRYELDDTKNWTDAKGQVQYADKFYIFEGMNLTEDHITNSEGINPYGLVPAVEFYENEERQSVFEQIITLQDELDHVMSQKANQIAYFDNSYMFMFNITLDEDDDGNPKFDFKNNRLIYAPTVDPNSDPKVGFIQKPDADGMQENMIDHLQKSIYENTEIANLRDENFANNASGVAMQYKLLSMQNKADSKERKFTKALKQMYRIVFQTLFNNDNQREQWSTLKFHFTRNLPDDISSMISAAKNAEGMVSQQTQLSLLPFVKDPQAEIEQINKEKQENIKNAQQAAGSLPDYLNSGEDDDKSETE, from the coding sequence TTGAAGACAATTGATTTTGGCAATGATAGAGTAACTCATAATAATCGTTTTATTTATCCTGTAGGACAAAGAATGTCAATAAATGAGATTTTTGGTTTTATTTCTTACAATGAAAATACATTAAAACCTCAATATCGTAAAAATATGGAATACTATTTGGGCAAGCATAGTATTCTTGATGACCCAAATAATAAGACAGATAATATCAATAATAAATTAATCGATAATAAAATTAAGCCGTTGGAAGATTCATACAACGGCTTTTTTGCCGGCATCCCTCCAGTAATTTCTGCTGAAGATAAAAATATTAATAATGTTTTGCAAGATTGGAATAATGAAAATTCTTTTCAAGATGAGCTTAACGAAATAAGTAAGCAAGCAGATATTTTTGGACGGTCTGTTGTGTTTATTTATCAAGGTGAAGATAAACTACCACACCTTACTCATTCAAGCCCAGAACGGGCATTTATTATATATGATGATACGGTTGCTCATAATCCATTAGCTTTTGTTCGATATGAATTAGATGACACAAAGAATTGGACTGATGCAAAAGGCCAAGTGCAATATGCTGATAAGTTTTATATTTTTGAAGGTATGAATCTTACCGAAGATCATATAACCAATTCAGAAGGGATTAATCCATATGGTTTGGTTCCTGCTGTTGAATTTTATGAGAATGAAGAACGGCAATCAGTCTTTGAACAAATCATTACACTTCAGGATGAATTGGATCATGTAATGAGTCAGAAAGCCAACCAGATTGCTTATTTTGATAATTCGTACATGTTTATGTTCAATATAACTCTCGATGAAGATGATGATGGTAACCCTAAGTTTGATTTTAAGAACAACCGGTTAATTTATGCGCCAACTGTAGATCCAAATAGTGATCCAAAAGTTGGTTTTATTCAAAAGCCAGATGCGGACGGAATGCAAGAAAATATGATTGACCACTTACAAAAGTCAATCTATGAGAATACCGAAATCGCTAATTTACGTGACGAAAATTTTGCTAATAATGCTAGTGGTGTAGCAATGCAGTATAAATTACTTTCAATGCAGAATAAAGCAGATAGTAAAGAGCGTAAATTTACTAAAGCATTGAAGCAAATGTATCGAATTGTATTCCAAACCTTGTTCAACAATGATAATCAAAGAGAACAATGGTCTACTTTGAAGTTTCATTTTACTCGTAATTTACCAGATGATATTTCATCAATGATTTCTGCTGCTAAAAATGCTGAAGGAATGGTATCGCAACAAACTCAACTATCTTTATTACCATTTGTTAAAGATCCGCAAGCTGAAATTGAGCAGATTAACAAAGAAAAACAAGAAAATATCAAAAATGCACAACAAGCAGCTGGATCATTGCCTGATTATTTGAATTCTGGTGAAGATGATGACAAGTCTGAAACAGAGTAA
- a CDS encoding PBSX family phage terminase large subunit — MVRINLNFPHPSKVFNQQIYDNLFDYSKFTEVWYGGASSGKSHGVVQKVVLKSLQHWNVPRKVLWLRKVDRTVKNSIFTDVTECLSEWNILQYCHVNRSDKTIVLPNGAIFLFQGMDDPEKIKSIKGLSDVVMEEASEFNHNDYTQLTLRLREPKHKQRQIFCMFNPVSKLNWTYQTWFDPSADYDRSRVAIHQSTYKDNRFLDEDNIRTIEELKNTNPAYYKIYTLGEFATLDKLVFPYFKTKRLNPRDPKLLALNDYFGLDYGFINDPSAFMHIKLDMRNKTLYVMDEFVKKGLLNNQLAQVIKDMGYSKEVITADSAEKKSIAEMKRDGIYRIRPALKGPDSIIQGIQFLQQFKWVVDDRCVKTIEELQNYTYVKDKKTDEYTNRPIDAYNHCIDAIRYAVEEENGHGSTKARIIKSFI; from the coding sequence ATGGTTAGGATTAATTTGAATTTTCCGCATCCCTCAAAAGTATTTAATCAGCAAATATACGATAATTTATTTGATTATTCTAAATTTACAGAGGTTTGGTATGGTGGAGCTTCTAGTGGCAAAAGTCATGGAGTAGTACAAAAAGTTGTATTGAAATCATTACAGCATTGGAATGTTCCAAGAAAAGTGCTTTGGTTACGTAAGGTTGATAGAACAGTTAAAAATTCAATTTTTACTGATGTCACTGAATGTTTAAGTGAATGGAATATCCTTCAATACTGTCATGTAAATAGATCTGATAAAACAATCGTCCTTCCAAATGGGGCGATTTTTTTATTTCAAGGTATGGATGACCCAGAAAAGATTAAATCTATTAAGGGACTGTCAGATGTGGTTATGGAAGAAGCAAGTGAGTTTAATCATAATGACTACACTCAACTTACTTTGCGTTTACGTGAACCTAAGCATAAACAGAGACAAATCTTCTGTATGTTTAATCCAGTTAGCAAGCTTAATTGGACATATCAGACTTGGTTTGATCCTAGTGCAGATTATGATCGGTCAAGAGTAGCTATCCATCAATCAACTTACAAAGATAATAGATTTTTAGATGAAGACAATATCAGAACGATTGAAGAGTTGAAAAATACTAATCCTGCTTATTACAAAATATACACATTAGGTGAATTTGCGACGCTTGATAAGCTTGTTTTTCCTTACTTTAAAACCAAACGATTAAATCCTCGTGATCCTAAATTATTAGCGTTAAATGATTATTTTGGGCTTGATTATGGGTTTATCAATGATCCAAGTGCATTTATGCATATCAAACTAGATATGAGAAATAAAACACTTTATGTGATGGATGAATTTGTTAAAAAGGGCTTGCTTAATAATCAGTTAGCACAAGTAATTAAGGACATGGGCTATTCAAAAGAAGTAATAACAGCTGATAGTGCTGAAAAGAAATCAATTGCTGAAATGAAAAGAGACGGTATTTATCGTATTAGACCGGCTCTAAAAGGTCCCGATTCAATAATTCAAGGTATTCAATTCCTTCAACAATTTAAATGGGTGGTTGATGATCGTTGTGTAAAGACAATTGAAGAATTGCAGAATTACACATATGTGAAAGATAAGAAGACTGATGAATATACTAATAGGCCGATCGATGCATATAACCACTGCATTGATGCTATTCGTTATGCGGTAGAGGAAGAGAATGGTCATGGAAGTACGAAAGCTAGAATTATTAAATCATTTATTTAA
- a CDS encoding terminase small subunit: MKELTPKQKKFCQEYLKDFNATRAYKVAYSAKKDITARTNASKLLTNTNIQNYLSDVMNETKAKDILDIDGVLDNLSRLAIGEPREKVFKRIDYKGKKPKVVYDNVTTVTPEDQDQLKALELLGKYYKIFTDKVETQTDITVNIDPGDYDG; encoded by the coding sequence TTGAAAGAACTTACACCAAAACAAAAGAAATTTTGTCAGGAATATTTGAAAGACTTTAATGCTACAAGAGCCTATAAAGTTGCTTATAGTGCTAAAAAAGATATTACGGCCAGAACAAATGCTTCAAAACTACTAACAAATACCAACATTCAAAACTATTTAAGTGATGTGATGAATGAAACTAAGGCAAAAGATATTCTCGATATTGATGGTGTTCTTGATAATTTGAGCCGTCTAGCTATTGGGGAACCAAGAGAAAAAGTTTTTAAGCGAATAGATTATAAGGGCAAAAAGCCCAAGGTTGTTTATGACAATGTAACTACAGTAACTCCTGAAGATCAAGACCAGTTAAAGGCCCTGGAACTACTTGGTAAATACTATAAGATCTTTACTGATAAAGTTGAAACTCAAACTGATATTACAGTAAACATTGATCCAGGTGATTATGATGGTTAG